Genomic window (Verrucomicrobiia bacterium):
TCAATCACGGCGGTCGGATGATGCGCCACGCCGGAAGTCTGCCCAACCCGCCGCCGACAATCCACGCTTTCGAGCCCTCGGAGCCTCTCTGAAAATTCGAAGGGGCCCGGTTTCGAAGAAATGGCCGGATGCCGAGGCGCGGAGGAGGAGGATCGAGCATACCCGACAGCGGGCTGTGACCCAGGAGCGACGATACAAGCCGGCCAAATCCCATCCCTTACAACAATAGGTCAGGCTCACTAATGTTGACCCTACGGCAACGAGACTACGGCAATAAGTCAGACCCCTATTTGTTGACGCCACTGGCTATATAGTCAGGCTCACAGTTGTTGACGCCTTGCTCCTGCCCGAAACCCACAAGAATTTCCGTGCGGCCATTGGCGAAAGGTTCGCCGAGGATTCCGGCGCCGATCAGGTGCATCCCGGAGTTGTGGGTGAGGAGCCAGCGAATCGGAAGGGCGAGCTCTGCGAGTCCTCAACACAACGCTCCACTCCGTTGCAGCCTCGTGGAACTCGGCCCTCCGAAGCGCCGCTTGGCGTAGTTCGTACCTCCACCCACAACTCCGGGATGCACGGGCGCCGATCCCTCAATGGGCTTTTCTCTTGAGTCGCCCCTCCCCCAATTCCTACGCTGCCCCCCGTCTTTCGCCGTCATGGAACGCGATGCGCGCCTTTTCCAGGGCTACTCCTCCGATTGGTCGCCGCGCCTGTTCTGAACGCCTTCCATGATCTCTCTCTACCAACTGGCTTGGAGCCCCTACTGCCTCATCCAGCGCAGGATCCTCGAATTCGGCCGGATTCCCTTCAAGACCGTCGAGGTGTCCGCTGGCGACCGCAAACGTCTGTGGCAGCTAACCCGCGCCCGGTACTATGAGGTGCCGGTCCTGAAGCACGGCCGCCAGGTGGTCTTCGAAACCGGCCCCGACTCCCAGGTCATCGCCAAGTACCTCGACAACCGCTTCGCCCTGGATCTGTTCCCCCGCGAGTGCGAGGGCGTGCAGGACATCCTCTGGCGTTACTTCGAGAACGACGTCGAGGCGGTGGGCTTCAAGCTCAACGACATCTACTGGCGCGAGTTCGTCCCCAAGGCCGATCATTGCGGGTTCGTACGCCACAAGGAACGCCGCTTCGGGCGCGGCTGCCTCGAGGAGTGGCGGGGTCAGCACCCCCAACTCCTCGCCCGTCTGGAAGTCCTCCTCAACCCGGCCGAGAAGATGCTCGCCGCACGCCCCTTCCTCCTCGCCTCCCGCCCCGTCTTCGCGGACTTCTGCCTCTTCGGCATCCTCGCCAACTTTCTCTTCACCGGTCACTACGAACTGCCGGCAGCCATGGCCCATCTCCGCGACTGGTACGGTCGCATGCGCTCCCTGAGGCAATCCTCCTCCGCGTGAAAAAAAACTTCCTCCTCGACACCAACGTCCTCCTTCACGATCCCAATTCCCTCGTCAGCTTCCAGGACAACAACGTCCTGATCCCCATCGAAGTCATCGAGGAAATCGACCGCTTCAAGCGCGAATCCTCCGAACTCGGACGCAACGCCCGCACCGTCTCCCGCCTCCTCGATGGCTGGCGTGCCAAGGGCCATCTCGGCGAGGGCATCCAGCTGCCCGGCGGCGGCACCCTGCGCATCATCTTCGATCCCCAGGGCGCCCCGTCCTCCCCGCCCCATCGCCCCTCCGCCTCCACCAACGGCACCCCTTCCCGCAGCACGGACAACCGCATCCTCGCCCGCGCCCTCGGCGCCCGGGAACTCGATCCCAGCCTTCCCCTGGTCGTCGTCACCAAGGACATCAACCTCCGCCTCAAGGCCGATGCCCTCGGGCTCCCGGCGGAGGACTACGAGACGGACCGCGTCCAGCTTTCCGAGCTCTACAGCGGCCTCATCGAACACGCCGTCACCCCGGAGGCCCTCGCGGAGTTCAAGGCCAACGACCAGCTCCCGCTTCCCACCGATCACCGTTACTCCCCCAACGAATACTGCACGCTCATCGACCAGACCCACCCCAAACGCAGCCTCCTCTGCAAGGTCGATCCCCAGGGCCGCCTCCTCGTCCCCATCGTCGATGCCCGCGAGGGCGTCTGGGGCATCCGCCCCCGGAATCGCGAGCAGCATTTCGCCTTCGATGCCCTCCTCGACGACCGCATCAAGCTGGTCACCCTCATGGGCAAGGCGGGCACCGGCAAAACCCTCCTCGCCCTGGCCGCCGGACTCCGCCGCTCCGTCGTGGACCGTGAGTTCCGCCGCGTCCTCGTCGCCCGCCCCACCGT
Coding sequences:
- a CDS encoding PhoH family protein, which gives rise to MKKNFLLDTNVLLHDPNSLVSFQDNNVLIPIEVIEEIDRFKRESSELGRNARTVSRLLDGWRAKGHLGEGIQLPGGGTLRIIFDPQGAPSSPPHRPSASTNGTPSRSTDNRILARALGARELDPSLPLVVVTKDINLRLKADALGLPAEDYETDRVQLSELYSGLIEHAVTPEALAEFKANDQLPLPTDHRYSPNEYCTLIDQTHPKRSLLCKVDPQGRLLVPIVDAREGVWGIRPRNREQHFAFDALLDDRIKLVTLMGKAGTGKTLLALAAGLRRSVVDREFRRVLVARPTVSMGREIGFLPGTLEEKLAPWMQPIHDALELLGDLNMGQENRRSADLMRNGSIVVEALSYIRGRSIPHQFIVIDEAQNLTPIEVKTILTRVGQGTKIVFTGDPWQIDNPYVDSSSNGFVFLIDRFRDQALAAHVHLEKGERSELAELAANLL
- a CDS encoding glutathione S-transferase — encoded protein: MISLYQLAWSPYCLIQRRILEFGRIPFKTVEVSAGDRKRLWQLTRARYYEVPVLKHGRQVVFETGPDSQVIAKYLDNRFALDLFPRECEGVQDILWRYFENDVEAVGFKLNDIYWREFVPKADHCGFVRHKERRFGRGCLEEWRGQHPQLLARLEVLLNPAEKMLAARPFLLASRPVFADFCLFGILANFLFTGHYELPAAMAHLRDWYGRMRSLRQSSSA